The nucleotide window CAATAATAGACTTAGGAGACGATTGTGGAGACATCCCAACCCGCCGGCCGTTCATGGCTATGGCTGATCCTGCTGCTTCCGTACATCGCATTGCTGTGGCTGCCGTTCTATAACGACACGCGTCCGTCGTTCGCGGGCTTTCCTTTCTTCTACTGGTATCAGTTCTTGTGGGTGCCGTTGACCTCGCTACTGATTTACGTCGTGTACCGAGGTGTCAAATGAGCGATGTCAATCCTGTGAATCCGGTTGCGATGACCGTCTTTATCGCGTTCTTCGTTCTCGTCACCGTGATCGGCTTTTTTGCCGCGCGCTGGAAACGGGGCGACCTGACGCAATTGCACGAGTGGGGCCTGGGCGGCCGCCAGTTCGGTACGGTCATTTCATGGTTCCTCGTGGGCGGCGACTTCTATACCGCCTATACGGTGATCGCGGTGCCCGCGCTGGTCTATTCGGTCGGTGCATATGGCTTCTTTGCATTGCCGTACACGATCATTGTCTATCCGTTCGTGTTCGCGGTGATGCCGAAACTGTGGAACATCGCGAAAGCGAAAAACCACATCACGGCAGCGGACTACGTGCAGGGCGAATACGGCGGCAAGTGGTTCCCGGCTGCCGTCGCGATCACCGGCATTGTCGCGACCATGCCGTATATCGCGCTGCAACTGGTGGGCATGCAAGTCGTGATCAAGGGGCTCGGCGTGACGGGCGAAATGCCGCTGATCGTCGCCTTCGTGATCCTCGCGCTGTACACGTATGCCAGCGGCCTGCGCGCGCCGGCGATGATCGCGTTCGTCAAGGACATCATGATCTACATCGTCGTGATCGCGGCGGTGTGGCTGATTCCGGCCAAGCTCGGCGGCTACGCGCATGTGTTCGACGCGGCCGATACGTATTTCAAGGCGAAGGGCGGCGCGACCGGCATCATTCTGAAGCCGACGCAATTCACCGCTTATGCGTCGCTGGCCTTGGGCTCGGCGCTGGCGGCGTTCATGTATCCGCATACGATGACGGCGGTGCTGTCGTCCTCGTCGGCGAATACGGTGCGCAAGAATGCGATCTTCCTGCCGGCGTACACGCTGCTGCTGGGTCTGATCGCGTTGCTCGGCTATATGGCGATCGCGGCCGGCGTGCATGTGAAGTCGGCCTCGGACATGGTGCCGGCGCTGTTCAACACGCTGTTCCCGTCGTGGTTCGTCGGCTTCGCGGCGGCGGCGATTGCGATCAGCGCGCTGGTGCCCGCGGCGATCATGTCGATCGGCGCGGCCAATCTGTTCACGCGCAATCTGTGGCGTCCGCTCGTTTCGCCGAATATCTCGCCTGAAGCCGAGGCTTCCACTGCGAAGATGGCCTCGCTCGTCGTGAAGTTCGGCGCGCTGCTGTTTATCGTGTTCCTGCCGACGCAGTACGCGATCGACCTGCAATTGTTGGGCGGCGTGTGGATTCTGCAGATTTTCCCGGCGATCGTGTTCTCGTTGTACACCCGTCGTTTGAACACGTCGGGCCTGTTCCTCGGCTGGCTGGTCGGGATCGTGCTCGGAACTGGGCTGGCGATTTCCCAGGGCCTCAAGCCGGTGTTCGCCCTGCATCTCGGCGATGCGGTCTATCCGGTGTATATCGGGCTCATCGCGCTGGCGGCCAATATCATCGTGAGTTTCGTCGTGTCGGTTCTGTCGCCGCGCAGGGTGGCGGCTGCCGCTTGATGAATTGATGTCGATGTGAAAAACGCCGCGGAGCTTTTTGTCCGCGGCGTTTTTTATTGTGGCCCGAAGCGCTAACCGTGCCGTTCGAACCGCTCCACGCTAAACGGCCGCGGGTCCACGAGCGTCGCTTCTCCCGTCATCATTTCAGCGATCAGCCGTCCGGTTATCGGACCCAGCGTCAGCCCGTGATGCGCGTGGCCGAACGCGAACCACAAACCCGTGCACCTTTTCGCGGCCCCGATGATCGGCATCATGTCCGGTGTACAAGGACGTCGGCCCATCCAGGGTTCGTCGTCGAGACGCTTGCCCAAGGGAAACAGCGTGCGGGCGACCGGCTCGACCGCCGCGAGTTGCGTCGGCGTTTTGGGTGCGTCGAGATCCGCGATTTCCGCGCCCGTCGTCAAGCGGATGCCGCGCGCCATCGGCGCCAGCAGGTAGCCGCCCTCTGCGTCGAGCACCGGATGATTCAGACGCGCGGTCCCTAGCGGCGCGTAGTGCATGTGATATCCGCGTTTGACGGCGAGCGGCAAGCGGTAACCCAATCGCGCACTCGCGCGATCCGACCACGGCCCCAACGCCACGACCGCGGATGAAGCCGAGATCGTTCCGGCTTCCGTGTCGACTTGCCAGCCATCGCGCAGCGTGTCCGCATCGCCGATAAAGAACCGTCCGCCGAGCGCTTCGAAATAGCTGGCGTAAGCGGTGACGAGCGCGTTCGGGTCGCTCACGGAATCGGATGCCGGATAGCGCAGACCGCCCAGCAGGGTCTTGTCGAGATCGGGCTCCATCTGCTGCAGGCGGGCGGCGTCGAGCGCTTCGAACTCGACTTCGTATTCGCGATGCCACCGTTCGGCGAGCCGGGTTTCCGCGTCGCGAGCCGCTCCGGTGCGAAACACTTTCATCCAGCCGATTGGGCGTAAAAGCGCGCTTGCGCCGGCGTCGGCGGCGAGCGCGCGGTGCTCGCTCACGCAATGCTCGATCAGCGTCGCGTACGACTTCGCAATGGCGGCGTGCCGCGCCGGATGAGAGTTGCGCCAGTACTGCCACAGGAACGGCGCTGTCTTGAGGATCGCGTCGGCATGATAGCGAACGTCGGGCGACTGGTTGCGCGCATAGCGGAGCAACGTGCCGAGTCCACGAGGAAACGCGTAGGGATAAACGCCTTCGCGCTGGATCAGCCCGGCGTTGCCGAACGAGGTCTCGTTGCCGGGCAGCTTGAGATCGACCAGCGCGACCTGGCGGCCGCGTTTCTGCAAATGCACGGCAACGCACACGCCGACAATGCCCGCCCCGAGCACAACGGTATCGAATTTCATTCTTCTTATAGGCCTCGCTTGAAGTCGCTTTGTTCGAAGAGTTCCGCGATCCAGTCGACAAACGTTCGGGTCGCGCCGCTTGCGTTTCGGCCGTGCGGATAGACAATTGAAACAGGCACAGCCGACGATCGCACAGTGGCGAGCACTTCTTTCAGACGTCCTGATTTCAGATACGGGAGCGCGACGAATTCCGAGAGCTGAATCAGTCCCAATCCTTCGAGGCCGCATTGCAGATAGGCCTCTGTTTCATTCACCGCAAAGCGGCTTGGCATGGTCATCGTGAGATCTTCGCCTTGTACGTGGAAGCGCCAGTCGAGCGGCCTGCCGGTCGCGTTCGAAATGTAATTGATCGCACGGTGCTCGTTGAGCGCGCTCACGCTCTCGGGTTCGCCATATTCTTTCAAATATCGCGGCGATGCGCACGTGATCCAGCTCAGTTCTCCGAGCCGTCGCGCGATCAAGCTCGAATCCGCCAGTTCGCCGGTGCGGATTACG belongs to Paraburkholderia aromaticivorans and includes:
- a CDS encoding DUF3311 domain-containing protein, which codes for METSQPAGRSWLWLILLLPYIALLWLPFYNDTRPSFAGFPFFYWYQFLWVPLTSLLIYVVYRGVK
- the mctP gene encoding monocarboxylate uptake permease MctP encodes the protein MSDVNPVNPVAMTVFIAFFVLVTVIGFFAARWKRGDLTQLHEWGLGGRQFGTVISWFLVGGDFYTAYTVIAVPALVYSVGAYGFFALPYTIIVYPFVFAVMPKLWNIAKAKNHITAADYVQGEYGGKWFPAAVAITGIVATMPYIALQLVGMQVVIKGLGVTGEMPLIVAFVILALYTYASGLRAPAMIAFVKDIMIYIVVIAAVWLIPAKLGGYAHVFDAADTYFKAKGGATGIILKPTQFTAYASLALGSALAAFMYPHTMTAVLSSSSANTVRKNAIFLPAYTLLLGLIALLGYMAIAAGVHVKSASDMVPALFNTLFPSWFVGFAAAAIAISALVPAAIMSIGAANLFTRNLWRPLVSPNISPEAEASTAKMASLVVKFGALLFIVFLPTQYAIDLQLLGGVWILQIFPAIVFSLYTRRLNTSGLFLGWLVGIVLGTGLAISQGLKPVFALHLGDAVYPVYIGLIALAANIIVSFVVSVLSPRRVAAAA
- a CDS encoding NAD(P)/FAD-dependent oxidoreductase, translating into MKFDTVVLGAGIVGVCVAVHLQKRGRQVALVDLKLPGNETSFGNAGLIQREGVYPYAFPRGLGTLLRYARNQSPDVRYHADAILKTAPFLWQYWRNSHPARHAAIAKSYATLIEHCVSEHRALAADAGASALLRPIGWMKVFRTGAARDAETRLAERWHREYEVEFEALDAARLQQMEPDLDKTLLGGLRYPASDSVSDPNALVTAYASYFEALGGRFFIGDADTLRDGWQVDTEAGTISASSAVVALGPWSDRASARLGYRLPLAVKRGYHMHYAPLGTARLNHPVLDAEGGYLLAPMARGIRLTTGAEIADLDAPKTPTQLAAVEPVARTLFPLGKRLDDEPWMGRRPCTPDMMPIIGAAKRCTGLWFAFGHAHHGLTLGPITGRLIAEMMTGEATLVDPRPFSVERFERHG
- a CDS encoding LysR family transcriptional regulator, with amino-acid sequence MDKLQAMTTFVRIVEAQSFSKAAETLSLPRSSVTTMIKNLEHELGAALLRRSTRTLSLTDAGERYYASCRAILAEIARVESELSADAATPRGRVRADMPGVIGRAMVLPRLREFEQRFPGIELVLGLSDRPADLIYDGIDCVIRTGELADSSLIARRLGELSWITCASPRYLKEYGEPESVSALNEHRAINYISNATGRPLDWRFHVQGEDLTMTMPSRFAVNETEAYLQCGLEGLGLIQLSEFVALPYLKSGRLKEVLATVRSSAVPVSIVYPHGRNASGATRTFVDWIAELFEQSDFKRGL